The Wansuia hejianensis genomic interval GGGGTCATCAGCTCACGCCCCGAAATCTGATAATTTGTTGAATAGTTACCACTTCGCCCAGAGCTTTTCCCGTAGGTGTTGGTATCAATGGTTTCCTTGCCCAAAAGCTCTGACACATATTTGTGGGTGCTTTGCTCGTTGCCGCCCAGATACAGAAACTCATCATGAGGTAAGGTTCAGCTTGTCCTTTACAGGACTTGCATCCCCTCCCTCCCAAACCGCACGTACACCTCTCGATGTATACGGCTTTCCGCTTATTATATTTGCGGTATTAAGAATGAATCAGTTTATGACATTCGGGGCATACCACAAGAGTTTTCCGTCTCCTTTTGCGCATAAGGAGTACCCACTCCGCATTGCCCTTTAAGTCTTTTAGTTTCTTTACTTGATGAATTTCCAGATTTCTGCAATTGATGTCGTATAAATAAAGTTGGCACCTTATTCTCAAAGAATTCATGTATAATAAAGAGAATAAGGAGGAACTCTCAATGTCACGTACTCAACGTAAATACGACCACGAATATAAGATCCAGGCTGTCAAACTTGCCAGAGAAATCGGCGGTGCTAAGGCAGCCAAAGAATTAGGTATTCCAGAAGGAACCATCCATACATGGCTGAAAGCAGTTAGAGCCGGTACATTGGATATTGGCGACGGTGCACATACTCCAGAAAGTGCCATGAGTCTCGCTGAGGAACTTGCTATGCTCCGCAAACGTGTTAAGGATCAGGATAAAGAAATCCGGCGTCTAAAAGAGGAAAATGAATTTCTCGAGGAAGCAAGTGCTTTTTTCGCAGCCAGCCGTCGGAAGTCAGCAAGAACCAAAGAATGATGTTCATTGCCATAAAAACGGAAGACGGCGCGATTAAGGGAAAACTCTCATTCTATTGCCGGATGCTTGGTGTCAGCCGCCAGGGGTTCTACAAATATCTTGCTAATAAAGACCGGCCCTGGAAATATCAGGATCTCGCTGATGCTATGATAGCAATCCATACTGAAGATGAATACAATGATACATATGGGCGCATTCGCATGTATCAGGCACTTCTCCTTAAGAAACCGGAAGGACTCAAGATTCCCAGTGAGCGAACCGTCTACAGGGTCATGGATGAAATAGGCCTTAGTCATCAACCAAAGCGTAAGCCGAATGGTATTACCAAGGCTGATCGGGAAGCTCGTAAGTCAGATGATCTTCTGAAGCGAGATTTCAAATCCGACAAGCCACTTGAAAAATGTGTAACTGACATTACAGAAATCAAGGCTAAAGATGGGAAACTGTATGTTTCAGCTATCTTTGACTGCTTTGATTCCGGTGTCCTTGGTCTGGCAATGGAAACCAACATGAAAGCAACGTTGTGTGAGCATACCCTGGATAATGCCTATCTGGCATATCCTGATCTGCGAGGGGCTATTGTACACTCTGACAGAGGAACACAATATACCAGTGAAACTTATCGTAAGGCTCTTGCTAAATACGGTATTATTCAAAGCATGAACAGTGCTGGTGGCAGGTGCCACGATAATGCCCGATGCGAAAGCATGTGGGCCAGAATGAAAAGTGAGCTTCTCTATGACCGCTACAATACGGAGACTATGACCATAGAGGAACTGAAGGTTCTCATTTGGAGATACTTCATCAGTTACTGGAATAACAGGAGGATCTGCTCTGCCAACGGTGGGCTTCCTCCGATAATTAAGCGACAGAGATACTACCAATCTCTGGAACAGGCTGCATAGGCAGTGATATCTTTGAGATAAATGTGTCAACCAATATTGACAATATCATTTATAACCAAATAAAATATTGGTCAACGAAAAGACAACTATGTAAAAAAATAAGCGTACCACTATTTCTAATGATACGCCTATCCTCATTAAATCACTTCAAAATGCTTCAACGCATCCTTTATCGCTTCCACCTTCTCTGCTGTCGGATGCTTCCTCGGCTGTTTCAATTCTTCTACCGCATTAGGAGCATCATACATCGGCAAGCCCAAATCTCTCTTTACCTCTGCGATATATGCGGTATGTACCTTGAAGCCATATTTAGCTTCTATGTACTCCTTTATCATTTTGTAGGTCACTCGTTCCTTGGGCTTGTATTCTTCGGCTCTTTTAGCGATATTATCAAGCGGAACTTTTCCCTCACCCTCGCCAAACTCAACTTTTACGTTGATATGTCCGTCTGGCTTTTTGTGGGAAAGCAGTACTACCGTCTCAACATGTACCGTCATCGGAAATTGATCCACCCCCCGCACCCTCACCATCTCATACCCTTCCCCGCACAAATATTTCAAATCCCTTGCCAATGTGGCCGGATCACAGCTTACATACACGATCCTCTCAGGCTTCATCTGCACCATCGTCTCCAGCAGACTCTCCTCGCACCCTTTCCTGGGCGGGTCCACTACGATCACATCAGCTCTTACTTTCTCTTTCTCATACAATTCCGGCAGAATTTCCTCTGCTTTCCCCACGTAGAATTCCGCATTCTCAATCCCATTTAGTTCTGCGTTTCGTCTGGCGTCTTCGACCGCCTGGGGCACGATTTCCACCCCATACACCTGTTTCGCCCTTTGCGCCAGGAACAGTGAAATCGTCCCTATCCCACAATACAAATCCCATACAGTCTCTTCTCCTGTCAAGCCCGCGTATTCCAACGCCGTCTCATATAGTTTTTTCGTCTGCACCGGATTGACTTGATAAAAGGAAAGCGGCGAAATCTGATACTTTACTTTCCCGATATGATCCGTTATATATCCATCTCCCCACACCTTCTGGTCCTTATCGCCCATAATCACATTTGTCCGCCTGGTATTGCTGCTGAAGGTGATGCCTCTCATCCCCTCGATTCCGCAGAGCTTATCAATCAGCGCTTTTTTGGCCGGAAGTCCCGCCCCGTTTATCACCAGGCACACCATGAATTCACCGGTCGTAAATCCATACCGGATCAGCACATGCCTTACCAGCCCTTCGCCACTCATCTCATCATAGGCCGGTATGTGATTTTCTTCCATCCAGCCCAGAATCCCGGACAAAATCTCTCCATTGGCCTCTGCTCCCAGCACGCAGTCCCTGCAGGGAATGATCGTATGGGTACGGCCTGCATAAAATCCGGCCACTGCTTTTCCTTCTCTGTCGCATCCCACCGGAAACTGAGCCTTATTCCTGTACCGAAACGGCTGCTCCATACCAATGATCGGCTCCATCGGCACATCCTCAAATCCTCCGATCCGCATCAGATCGTTCCTGACCTTATCCTCCTTAAACCGAAGCTGCTCCCCATAATCCAGCATCTGCAACTGACATCCTCCGCACTGCCGGGCAATCGGGCACACCGGTACCACCCGTTTCCCGGAAGGCTCCACAATCCTCATCAGCCTGCCAAACCCGTAATTTTTTTTCGCCTTGACAATCTTCACCTCTGCCAGATCACCGATCACCGTATCCTTGACAAACAACGTATACCCGTCTGCCTTCCCGATACCCTCTCCCGTCTGGCTCATATCCTCAATTCGGATTATCACCACATCATTTTTTTGAAACTTCATCTTTCCCATCCCTCTTTCTCTGTTCCGCCGCTATCTGCCTCTGGGCGTAGCTTACAGCAGGACGCCCCATCACTCATCCTCTGCAGGTATACATCCATCTAATACATCTGCCTGAATGCCCCGCTGCCACCGTCTTCTCCCCGCCGCCCGGATTAATTTTTCAACACTAAATTTCTTCCCTTAAAAAAGGACGCGGCCGGAACACCCCGCCTCGTCCTTCCATCATAACCCTATAGCTTCAAATCTCTCCCGTCTTCCGGATATTTGACTCAAAGATCCTGTTATACCCCAGCCATTCGCCGGAATCATCCGCGGCCGCCAGCACCTCTGTCAGAGTCTCCATCCGCGCGTCTGTATTATCCGCCAGGTTCAGCGCCAGCGCCTCTGCCAATGCCGGTTTTTTCGGCGAACCGTATTCCAGCTCCCCGTGATGGGCCAGTATACAGTGCTTCAGTTCGTTCTCCAGCTGTTCTGGAAATCCAGGAATCCCGGCAGCCCCGTCATGTACCATTTCCGCCCCGATCATAATATGTCCCAGGAGCTGTCCGTCGTCCGTATAATCATTCTGCGGAAACGCCGATAATTCCTTCGTCTTGCCGATATCATGAAAGATCGCCGCGGTAATCAGCAAATCTCTGTTCAGGACCGGATACGCCTTCGTGTAATACTGACACAGCCGTGTCACGCTCAGGGTATGCTCCAGCAGCCCCCCGATAAATCCGTGGTGGACGCTCTTCGCAGCAGAACTGCCTTTAAACCGCTTGATAAATCCCTGGTCCTCCACATAATACCGTTTGAGAAGCGCAGACAGATAAGGGTTCTGCACACTCTCCACATAAGAAAGCAGCTCCTGGTACATCTGTTCCACATCATATTTGCTGGCGGGCAGATAATCTGCCGGGTTATACTCGCCCTCAGCAGCCCTGCGCACCCGCTTGATGGACACCTGCAGCGCTCCCGCAAAGCTGGTCACATCGCCCATCACTTCTATGTAATCCAGGATGTCGAATTCATCGATCCCAAAGGAGTTCGGCTCCCAGATCTTGCCATCGATCGTCCCTGTCTTGTCCTGCAAAATCACATTTTCATAAGGTTTGCCATTCTTGGTCACGGCAGACTGCCTGAATTTACACAGATAAATCCCCGCAATTCTCGTTCCCTCATGCAGTTCCCTGATATATTTCATAATAATTCTCCTCTTTCTCTCTATATCTCGCCGGCTGTCACATCGATCTCCATTTCGACGTAGCCTTCCGCCCCCTTGCGCATGACGGTCACCTTCACCGCCTGTCCGGGCGCCAGCTTTGTAAGGCTGTCGTGATACTGCTTAATAGTGCTTATCTTCTCCTCTCCGACCTTCACAATAACGTCATACTCCTTGATCCCGGAAAGCATGGCAGGCGAATCCGCCTGTACGGCAGTCACCAGCACCCCTTTCGGGATTCCCGTCTTCTCCGCGATCTGTGCGGTCACGTCCTGGCCCTTGATGCCGATGTACGCCTGGCTCTCGTTATTGGACAACCGTTCGATCAGCTCCTTGATCTGGGAAATCGCCAGCCCTGTAATGATATTCTTATCCTCTGAGCTGTAGCTCTGGGCGATAATTCCCACAATCTCCCCGTCCAGATTCACCAGCACGCCGCTGCCCTCCTTGCTGCCCAAAATGTCTGTGGTCAGCAGGTTATATTCAGTATCCAGCGTGGAAATCTTATTATTCACTGAAGTGATGACCCCATATGCCACAGAATTACTGTATCCGATAGGGCTTCCCAGCGCCAGTATCGGCTCGCCCTGTGAGACGCTGTAAGAGCTTCCCAGCGGTGCGACCTCCAGATTCTCCTGCGTGTCCGCGCTGATATCCGCCAGAGCGACCCGCAGGATCGCCAGTCCCGTATTGGCGTCATGCTTCTGGAAAATAGCATCTGTCATAGTTCCGTCATAGAACGTCACCTGTATCCGTTCCACATTTTCCACAATCCTGTACTCCGTCAGGATGAACAGATCCTGGCCGTTATCTGCAACCACGAGGCCCGAAATCTGCTGCTGGTTCTCATAGTTCTGGTTAAAATAATCCATCTGGTTCGTGATGCCAATCACAGTCACCAGCGCATGCTTCGGCTTCTCCGCCACAGCCAGCATGTCCTTATACAGCTGCTTATATTCTGTCAGCCCGATGGCCGGAACCGGTTCCGGCGTGGCCTGCGGCGTATCCACAACCGTCGGGGTGGGGGTGGCTTCAGGCGTCGCTGTGGCCGTCGGCTCCTCATCCGCGGGAATATTCACTTTGGGTGGTTCCTCGCTGGTGCCCAGAACCTGCTCTGCAACCGGAACCATTTTCACGAACACAAAAGCGGCGATAATGCCCGCAGCTACAGCTGCAGCCGCCACTCCCGCGATCTTCAGCAGCAGCGCCCGTTTGTCCAGCGGTTTCTTTTTAATAATCTCTTTCATAAAACTGTAGGGTTTTTTCTCCTGGTTATCCTCTTTGTTTTCCATCAGTAAAGTCCCCCATTTTAAGAATACCGGAAGCAATCCCGGCGCCGGCGCCTGAAGAGGCGGGGCAGGGCGCTTCTCCCATTATTAAAACCTGGATATTCCTGAAATATTTTATCAGAAACATATGAACAATCTATGAATAATTTCTCACAAAAATCCCTTTTCTATTGGGGTTTTTTAGAGTACAATAGACATTAGAAAATGTAAAGGAAATGATTATGAACCAAAAAGCGTTAAAAACACTGGAATACCATAAAATTATCAATATGCTGCTTCAGCACGCCTCCTCCCCCATGGGCCAGGAGCTCTGCCGGCAGCTGACACCCTCCGATGACCTGAATGTGGTCCGGGGCATGCAGCGCCAGACCCATGATGCGCTGAGCCGCCTGTTCCGCAAGGGCCATATTTCTTTCGGCAGCGCCAGGGACATCCGGCCCTCTCTGAAGCGCCTGGCCATCGGCAGCTCTCTGAACCAGTCAGAGCTTCTGTCCATTGCCTCTCTTCTGGAAAATACCGCCCGGGTAAAATCTTACGGACGTCATGAAAATGCTGACACGGCCGGCGACAGTCTGGACCCTCTGTTTGACTCGCTGGAGCCGCTGACCCCTCTCTCTGCAGAGATCCGCCGCTGCATCCTGGCGGAGGATGAGATCAGCGATGACGCCAGCCCCGGCCTGCGCCAGGTCCGCCGTTCTATCAAGGCCAGCGGCGACCGGATTCATACCCAGCTGAACAACCTGATCAACGGCTCCCTGCGCACTTACCTGCAGGACGCCGTCGTTACCATGCGGAACGGCCGGTACTGCATCCCTGTTAAATCAGAATACCGTTCCCAGGTACCCGGCATGATTCACGACCAGTCCTCCACAGGCTCAACGATCTTCGTGGAGCCTATGGCTATCGTGAAACTGAACAACGATATCCGGGAGCTGGAATTAAAGGAAGAAAAAGAGATCGAAATCATCCTGGCCACGCTCAGCCAACAGGCCGCCCAATACACAGAGCTTCTTCAGTACGACCTGGAAAATATGGTCGAACTGGATTTCATATTCGCACGGGCCGGCCTGGCTATGGAAATGAACGCCACTGAACCGCTGTTTAATACCGACGGGATCATCAGCCTGCGGAAAGCGAGACATCCGCTCATTGAAAGGCGCCAGGTGGTCCCTATTGATCTCACTCTTGGAGAAGCCTTTGACCTTTTAATCGTCACAGGCCCCAACACCGGTGGAAAAACCGTTTCACTGAAGACTGTGGGGCTTTTGTCCCTGATGGGCCAGTCCGGCCTTCACATACCGGCTCTGGACCGCTCCCGGCTGTCCATTTTTACGGAAATTTACGCGGATATCGGGGATGAACAGAGCATTGAACAATCACTGAGCACCTTTTCCTCCCACATGACCAATGTGGTTTCGTTCCTGGAAAAGGCAGACCGGCAGTCCCTGGTACTTTTTGACGAGCTGGGAGCCGGAACCGACCCCACGGAAGGCGCCGCCCTCGCAATCGCCATCCTCTCCCACCTGCACCAGCAGGGAATCCGGACGATGGCCACCACTCACTACAGCGAATTAAAAATCTACGCCCTTTCCACAGAAGGAGTCGAGAACGCCTGCTGTGAATTTGACGTGGAGACACTGCGTCCCACCTACCGTCTGCTGGTCGGCGTTCCAGGAAAAAGCAACGCATTTGCCATCTCCGGCAAACTGGGCCTGCCGGACTACATCATAAAGGCAGCCAGGGAACAGATCAGTGAGCAGGATGAATCCTTTGAAGACGTTCTGACCACCCTGGAGCAGAACCGGATCGCCATGGAACGGGAACAACAGGAGCTGGAGAAGACCCGTGCGGAGGTCGAAGCCCTGAAGAGCCAGATTTCCGAAAAGCAGGAAAAACTCACCTCCCAGAGGGACCGCATTCTCCAAAAGGCTAATGAAGAGGCTCACGCCATCCTGCGGGAAGCAAAAGAATATGCCGACCAGACCATGCGGGATTTCCAGAAATTCGGCAAGGCCGGGATCTCCGTCAAAGAGATGGAAAAACGGCGCTCCGACCTCCGGGAAAAGCTAGACCAGACAGGTAAGAAAATCTCTGTGAAGCCTGATCCGCGCCCGGTTTCCAACCTGAAGCCCAAGGACCTGTCAATCGGTGACTCCGTAAAAGTGCTGAGCATGAATGTAAAGGGCACCGTCAGCACGCGCCCGGATGCAAAGGGCAACCTTTTCGTTCAGATGGGCATCATCCGTTCCAAAGTGAACATTTCCGACCTGCAGCTGATCGACGAACCCGTCATCACCGGCGGCGGAATGAGCCGCACCGGCTCCGGTAAGATTAAAATGTCCAAATCCAGCTCTGTAAAGACGGAGCTCAACCTGCTGGGCAAGACTGTGGACGAAGCCGTTGCAGAACTAGACAAATATCTGGACGACGCCTATCTCGCTCATCTCCCCAGCGTCCGCATCGTGCATGGCAAGGGCACGGGCGCTCTCCGCAAGGGGGTTCACGCGTATTTAAGGACTCAGAAGCACATCTCAGACTATCACCTGGCCGAATTCGGCGAGGGAGATGCCGGAGTCACCATCGTAACGTTTAAAAAATAAGAGGAGGTTTTATGAATGGTTGCCAAACAGAAAATTCTCATCGTAGATGATGATAACAATATAGCAGAACTCATTTCTCTTTACCTGACAAAAGAATGCTTTGAATGCATGATCGTCAACGACGGCGAAGAAGCCCTCAGCGTCCTTGGCACCTTCCAGCCCAACCTGATCCTGCTGGATCTGATGCTTCCGGGCATGGACGGCTACCAGGTCTGCCGGGAGGTCCGCCATAAGTCCAACACACCGATCATCATGCTTTCCGCCAAGGGAGAGATTTTTGATAAGGTGCTGGGGCTGGAGCTGGGCGCGGATGATTACATTATTAAGCCCTTTGACTCCAAAGAGCTGGTCGCGCGGGTTAAGGCGGTACTCCGCCGTTTTCAGCCCGCTCCCAGCCAGACGGTTTCCCAGACCAACGGAAAATATGTTGAATATCCCGATCTGATCATCAACCAGACCAACTACTCCGTTCTGTACAAGGGGGAGACCGTGGATATGCCGCCGAAGGAGCTGGAGCTTCTCTACTTCCTGGCTTCCTCCCCCAACCAAGTCTTCACCCGGGAACAGCTTCTGGACCACATATGGGGCTATGAATACATAGGAGACACCCGGACTGTGGACGTACATATCAAGCGGCTCCGGGAAAAGATCAAGGATCACGCCAACTGGTCCATCAGCACCGTGTGGGGAATCGGCTATAAATTCGAGGTCAAATCATAATGAAGAAAAAACTATTCTGGAAATTCCTGATCGCCTACATCCTGATCGGGATCACAAGCTTCATACTGATCTCCACGGCCGGTTCCCGGCTGCTGGAAAAAGAGCTGGTGGATTCTCACAGCATGAGCCTCTATAAAGAAGCCTCCAGAATTGCCTCTTACCAGGCCGCCCGCTATTATACCCGCGGCATCACCCTGGAAGATACCTACAACAACCTGGCCGCCCTCTCCGACTTTCAGAATTCGGAGATATGGCTCATCAGCACCGACGGAGAGATTTTTCTGAATACAGAGGCCGATCTGGAGAGTGAACAGGCGGAGACTCTGGAAAATTTTGATCCCATCGCCTTGGGATCAGATTATTATACCGTAGGCCGCTTTTTCCAACATTTTGACTCAGACATGCTCAGCGTCATGGTGCCTGTCACTTCTAATCTGAACATCCGTGGCTACGTGGCCATCCACATGCCCATGACCGATGTCTATCAGGAACGGGAAGCCCTGCTCGCGCAAGTCTACCTGCTGTTTCTCGTACTTTTCCTGATTTTCCTGTCTGTGCTGGTCCTACTGGCTTTCGTAGTTAACCGCCCATTGAAGCGGATCATACGCGGCGCCCAGGAATATGCCTCCGGCAACCTGACCTACAATATTAACGTCCCCTCCAATGACGAAATGGGCTATCTGGCCAGCACGCTGAACTATATGTCTGATGAGCTGAATAAAACGGGCGAGTATCAGCGTAAATTTGTCGCAAATGTCTCCCACGATTTCCGTTCACCGCTGACCTCCATCAAGGGATACGTGGAGGCCATTCTTGACGGAACGATCCCTCAGGAGATGCAGGAGCGCTATCTGAACATTGTACTGTTCGAGACCGACCGTCTGAACAAGCTGACAAAGAGCATGCTGACGCTGAATAATATCGATACCAAGGGACATTTTCTGGACATCACCAGCTTTGACATTAACGCGGTGATTAAAGACACAGCTGCCTCCTTTGAAGGCACCTGCACGGCTAAACGAATTTCCATCGAGCTGCTGCTGGCCGCCGAGACGCTGTATGTTTCCGCCGATTTTGGCAAGATCCAGCAGGTATTATACAATCTGATCGACAATGCGATCAAATTCAGCGACAACAATTCCACCATTCAGGTAGAAACTACCGAAAAGCATGGAAAAGTGTTTGTCTCCGTTAAGGATCACGGGGTCGGAATCCCCAGATCCTTCATTTCCAAGATCTGGGACCGTTTCTACAAGATAGACGCTTCCCGCGGAAAAGACCGCAAGGGCACGGGACTGGGCCTTGCGATCGTAAAAGAGATTATCAGCGCCCACAATCAGAATATCAATGTGGTCAGCACGGTAGGCGCGGGGACGGAATTTATATTTTCACTGGATAAGACAAAGCAGCAATAAAGTAGGAGGTAAGTTATGTTTCACCTATCAGAAGAGACCATACAGCGGTACAGCAGCATCAAACCAGCCTACAAGCGGATTTATCTGACACTCCGCCAAGCACTTTTATCCGGGGAGCTGTCTGCCGAAGAAAAAATGCCGGAAGAGGCCCTCGCCCTGCAATTGGGTACCAGCCGGACGCCTCTGCGAAGAGCTCTGGACGACTTAAAAAGGGAAGGCTACCTGGAACACGCAAAGTCTGCCGCCAATTCCCCTCACCTTCCCAAAAAGGACATGAACAGTATAATCGACCTGGACGTGCTTCTGGAATCTCACGCGGCATACCTGGCTGCCAGAAACGGTGTTTCCACTGAAAATCTGGAGATTCTGAAAGATTTGAACAGAATTCTGCGCAACGTAGATGAATCGTTCCGATATGACAGCGCATTTGAAAAAGACCTGATCGGCGTCCGTGACACTCATCTCCAGTTTCATCTGATGATCGCCCGGATGTCCCGGAACAAATATCTCTATCAGACAGTGGCTAAACTTCGAACAAAGCTGCGCCAATACTCGTCCCTGGAATCATTCCCCAGAGACCAGACTCCCAGCAGCTACTACCGCACGATCATTGTCCCCTGTCACGAGGAAATCATCAGCGCCATCGAAAACCGTGAGCCTGAAAGCGCGCGGGCATGGATGTATACAGATGTCATCCGTTCCAGATCCAAATATTTTAACAGCTACAAAAACCCTTATCTGATCGGGCGTTAAACCTCTTCGCGGCTTCTTCACAGCTTCAAATGGAAATACTGCTCTGCGATCTGCAGAAATTCAGTCTGAGTTCCTACATTCCGGGCCGCAGCCTTTCCATTTTTCACTTCAGTAAATAAACTGCCCATCAGATTATAATTCCCTTCCGGCGTCTTCAGATTCATTGAGCGCCTTTTGGTAAAATTTGAATCAGGGCTTGTGGAACAATAATTGTTCAGCGCAATAAAATCCACATTTTCCTGCGGCATGGTGTAGAACCGGAACACGTGTTCGATGCTTCCGTCCGATGTGGTCCGGTCCAGGGCCCACCAGATGTCATCCAGTCTTACCGTGTGGAACAATTCTCCGCGGCATTCTGTCGTACCGCCTTCCGATATCTTCACGGCGCCGGAAGGAGCTGGTCCGCCAAACCCCACGTCACAGTAGTACAGTTCCCCTTCCACCTCTGCCACCACGCCTCTGTGCATGATTGGCGGCAGGTAATCTCTCCCGCGTACAATCCGGCACATACAGGACCATGCGCGATAGCCCAGATCCTTTAGAAGCTGCGTAAACAGGCCATTCAGTTCGAAACAATATCCTCCCCTCTTCCGGAGGACTATTTTATCATACAGCGCAGGTATCGCCAGGGATACAGGCATGTGGTAATCACAGATATCCAGGTTTTCAAAAGGAACGGCGCATTGGTGCGCATAGACCAGCCTGTCAAGAAATTCCCTGTTGGGCTTTAACGGAGCCGGAATTCCCAGACGCTCTAGATATGCCTCCGGTTCAGGTATGTGAGCATATAATTCTTCGTACATAATCCTCCTTTCAAAAAGACCTCTGCGTCTTGTATACCAGCAGAGGCCTTTCTTATAATTCCTATCCGTTCACTTTCTGTCTGGAAAAACGGTAAATATCCTCAAAGAAACAGGGATTTAAGATTTTGGAGCTATACCCGACCATGGCCGGCGCTCCCGGCACCATATAGGCATCCACATATTCTTTCGCAACCCTACGCACTTCATCCCTGGGCATATCCTCTGATATATCCGGAGTCTCCACGCCAATAAGGATATCCTTACCGTATTCCCGGTACATGGCCGCTTTGTCATTCATCTCCTGCCCTGCCCAGCTGTCCACACCTGCTTCTACGATTGCCGGAAATATGGATTCTATATGGCCGCAGCTGTGCATGTCGTAAAACAGCCCTTTCGCATGCGCATGATCCACCACCGTCCGCAAATGAGGAACAAACATATTCCTGGCCGTCTCCAGGGAGAAAAACGGTGACCGCTGGCTGCCCCAGTCGTCATGAACACAGATTCCCCTGATGGAGAAGTGTTCAACAAATTTATCAATCATCCGGCAATACAGATCAGCCAGTTTATCGAGGAATTCATGAACAGCCTTCTGCTGATCTTCATCAATCAGCGCCATGGCCGCCCCCTCAAAATCCATCATGGAAATCATCCGTTCAAAATACCCGGTATATATGGTAGGCATGACGGCCAGCTCCGGATCAGCGACGAATTCCCGGCTGAGAGCCTTCTGCCCTTCCCAGTCCCATGAATCAATATCCGGCCAAACAACTTTTTCCTTCCACTCATTCATGGTGGATAGCAGCGGCGCACCTGGCTTTACCATAGAACCTCCCGCTACCTCCACGAACACCCAGGTGATCCCGAACATATCCGGAAACCCTTCCGGATGAACCTTCGGTTCCCCGCCGTCACGGATGGAAGCCCTGGCTTCCGCGTCTGGGAATATTCTCGGGTTAAATCCCAGAAAATAGCGGTAGTTTGGCATGAA includes:
- a CDS encoding sensor histidine kinase, which gives rise to MKKKLFWKFLIAYILIGITSFILISTAGSRLLEKELVDSHSMSLYKEASRIASYQAARYYTRGITLEDTYNNLAALSDFQNSEIWLISTDGEIFLNTEADLESEQAETLENFDPIALGSDYYTVGRFFQHFDSDMLSVMVPVTSNLNIRGYVAIHMPMTDVYQEREALLAQVYLLFLVLFLIFLSVLVLLAFVVNRPLKRIIRGAQEYASGNLTYNINVPSNDEMGYLASTLNYMSDELNKTGEYQRKFVANVSHDFRSPLTSIKGYVEAILDGTIPQEMQERYLNIVLFETDRLNKLTKSMLTLNNIDTKGHFLDITSFDINAVIKDTAASFEGTCTAKRISIELLLAAETLYVSADFGKIQQVLYNLIDNAIKFSDNNSTIQVETTEKHGKVFVSVKDHGVGIPRSFISKIWDRFYKIDASRGKDRKGTGLGLAIVKEIISAHNQNINVVSTVGAGTEFIFSLDKTKQQ
- a CDS encoding response regulator transcription factor yields the protein MVAKQKILIVDDDNNIAELISLYLTKECFECMIVNDGEEALSVLGTFQPNLILLDLMLPGMDGYQVCREVRHKSNTPIIMLSAKGEIFDKVLGLELGADDYIIKPFDSKELVARVKAVLRRFQPAPSQTVSQTNGKYVEYPDLIINQTNYSVLYKGETVDMPPKELELLYFLASSPNQVFTREQLLDHIWGYEYIGDTRTVDVHIKRLREKIKDHANWSISTVWGIGYKFEVKS
- a CDS encoding arylamine N-acetyltransferase family protein; the encoded protein is MYEELYAHIPEPEAYLERLGIPAPLKPNREFLDRLVYAHQCAVPFENLDICDYHMPVSLAIPALYDKIVLRKRGGYCFELNGLFTQLLKDLGYRAWSCMCRIVRGRDYLPPIMHRGVVAEVEGELYYCDVGFGGPAPSGAVKISEGGTTECRGELFHTVRLDDIWWALDRTTSDGSIEHVFRFYTMPQENVDFIALNNYCSTSPDSNFTKRRSMNLKTPEGNYNLMGSLFTEVKNGKAAARNVGTQTEFLQIAEQYFHLKL
- a CDS encoding uroporphyrinogen decarboxylase family protein, with protein sequence MKFSEDEMRVRYVIPGARGRIDLPVYEAPVTAGENMLRAIFDKAPVFMPNYRYFLGFNPRIFPDAEARASIRDGGEPKVHPEGFPDMFGITWVFVEVAGGSMVKPGAPLLSTMNEWKEKVVWPDIDSWDWEGQKALSREFVADPELAVMPTIYTGYFERMISMMDFEGAAMALIDEDQQKAVHEFLDKLADLYCRMIDKFVEHFSIRGICVHDDWGSQRSPFFSLETARNMFVPHLRTVVDHAHAKGLFYDMHSCGHIESIFPAIVEAGVDSWAGQEMNDKAAMYREYGKDILIGVETPDISEDMPRDEVRRVAKEYVDAYMVPGAPAMVGYSSKILNPCFFEDIYRFSRQKVNG
- a CDS encoding GntR family transcriptional regulator; the protein is MFHLSEETIQRYSSIKPAYKRIYLTLRQALLSGELSAEEKMPEEALALQLGTSRTPLRRALDDLKREGYLEHAKSAANSPHLPKKDMNSIIDLDVLLESHAAYLAARNGVSTENLEILKDLNRILRNVDESFRYDSAFEKDLIGVRDTHLQFHLMIARMSRNKYLYQTVAKLRTKLRQYSSLESFPRDQTPSSYYRTIIVPCHEEIISAIENREPESARAWMYTDVIRSRSKYFNSYKNPYLIGR